A stretch of DNA from Coccidioides posadasii str. Silveira chromosome 1, complete sequence:
GTGAAAGCTAAACTTATGAAGGATGGTGCCTATCTGCCTTCCCTTCTCTTGACCTCTTCCTTGCTGGAATCAAAGGAATGTGCGTTCCCAACTATCGGCGGGTCACTGCAGGAAGTAATGCCTTTGATATCCGTTGACCAGacttctcttcctccttgATCACACATATCACCTCTTCCGAAATGTCAACACCCGACCTCCACCACTGCTTCTTACGCCCACCCATCATCCAGATTCTCCGTGCCGCTGGCTTTCATTCTGCCCGGCCCGCTGTCATCGACACCTTGACCGACATAGCTGGACGATATTTGCTCCTCCTCGCCTCATCGACCGTTGATCATACGCTCAACAGTCACTCCGAAGATCCTGTCCCCACACTTGACGATGTGCTCATGGCATTTAATGATGTTGGCGCCTTGAGGCCACAGAAAACCCGACTCGAAGAAGTGCATGAAGGAAAGGAAGATATGAGGGGTTTGGAGTCGTTTTTGACTTGGTTCAGCGGGCCCGCAAATACAGAAATTAGACGGATAGCTGGGTTTATCCCCAGCGAGGGAGATGTGGTGGATGTGGAAAGCATGGGAAAGGAAGACTATCTTACAGGTTAGCGTTTGAAATCCCCGCTCCCAGCCAAaacctttcctttttctttttctttttccttttttttttttttttttcccttcttgcGTGTTTTCATTTCTAAACCGGTGCTGACTTTATTGTTTACTTTTAGCGCTTAAGAAAAAGCATAGCAAGACCGGAGAAGAATCTCGATTTCAGGGAACCGTTCTTGGGAAAGATGCAGATGACCGGCCGATCGTTATTGAAGGTGGAGTCGAATCTATAAAGGCGTGGGGCAAACAGATCAGGTCGAGAGAACAAACCGTGGAGCCAGCATCTACGGAGGTGAGCAGCATTTCAAAAAGCATGTCGCCGCCGGAGCGAATGGAGATATGAGCaaggtggtggtggttggAGGGGCGGCTGTGGGCTCTGGCAGCCAGCTCAACCTTTCTTTTGCTTAGCCATATGATAGCTATCTACCACAATAAATGTGATCAAATCAGTAATAAAAATTTGAGATAGAGATTAGTTCTTTTGCTAACCCGCAGTTCTCTTGCGTCTAACGGTCATTTGCACCCATCGGGGGCCAGTACTACCTCGCTGTGACATCACCGACCTGGAACATCGTTATGTTTCGCTGGCGCAGCCTCTCTCCGGGGTCAAACCGTGACATTGTGCCTATTCACCCTTACAATGGAAAAGATCCCTTCAAGTCTTAATTTTTAGTCTTTGTATAGTTGTATAGGGCAATTTTTCCCCCATTCCTAGCGATGGTGTTCTCGTTCTCTCTCCCCACCACTTCCCACCTCTCCTTTCAGTCGTACCTCATCTCCCCCACCCACCCGTCGCTCCCGTCTTGCGCCTCAACAGCCCGTCACGCCCTCCGCGTCGCATTAAAGAAACACAAGGCCACTTTACCCTCGCAACGTGCAGCACACCTACCGCACATCCTCAAGGCATTGAATGAATACATCCCCTACTTATTCGCGCTCTCGCGGGGTCTAAGCTCCAACCCCGCTTCCGGCTCCGGCGCTGAGAATGAAGATGTCGACGTTGTCCTACGAGCTGAAATCGAGGTGCAATGGCGTGCGACTCTAAGCTCGCCGGCGTCGTCGCTACATGTTCTACACCGTGGAGGTCGAGACCGCCGAATAAAAGGATGCGGGTTGGATT
This window harbors:
- a CDS encoding uncharacterized protein (EggNog:ENOG410PM7S~COG:K~BUSCO:13674at33183) — translated: MSTPDLHHCFLRPPIIQILRAAGFHSARPAVIDTLTDIAGRYLLLLASSTVDHTLNSHSEDPVPTLDDVLMAFNDVGALRPQKTRLEEVHEGKEDMRGLESFLTWFSGPANTEIRRIAGFIPSEGDVVDVESMGKEDYLTALKKKHSKTGEESRFQGTVLGKDADDRPIVIEGGVESIKAWGKQIRSREQTVEPASTEVSSISKSMSPPERMEI